Proteins co-encoded in one Sus scrofa isolate TJ Tabasco breed Duroc chromosome 14, Sscrofa11.1, whole genome shotgun sequence genomic window:
- the LOC102160475 gene encoding laforin-like, which translates to MKAPAPARPRRAVLGWRRRRQRPPGRSLCAGPHAAASRPHPRPGRQAPGAGRGGEGPDPGRCAGASKGLRLGPGSPGPEEEPAPPPPPPAPPRSRGRPRRRRRRRRCSRCCFSATHRRDTRAGQPCRPPACRRCALLELRAALPAARLRAPTAPRAPRRGPLGFPSRPRTTQLTCRRLPRPPQGGAKLRTGPRALRSDGAVLMTSKAPDQAGLLDLTTQFEWQRDISHLLCFS; encoded by the coding sequence ATGAAGGCCCCGGCGCCGGCTCGGCCTCGGCGGGCGGTTCTaggctggcggcggcggcggcagcggcccCCGGGAAGAAGCCTTTGTGCTGGGCCCCACGCGGCCGCCTCCCGGCCTCATCCCCGGCCGGGGAGGCAGGCTCCCGGGGCAGGGCGAGGCGGAGAGGGCCCCGATCCGGGGCGCTGTGCTGGGGCCTCGAAGGGCCTCCGCTTAGGCCCGGGCTCGCCAGGTCCTGAAGAGGAACCTGCGCCTCCGCCTCCGCCGCCGGCACCGCCGAGAAGCCGAGGCCgaccccgccgccgccgccgccgccgccgctgctccCGCTGCTGCTTCAGCGCCACACATCGCCGGGACACCCGCGCCGGGCAGCCCTGCCGGCCGCCCGCCTGCCGGCGCTGTGCACTACTTGAACTCCGGGCCGCCCTTCCTGCGGCCAGACTTCGTGCCCCCACAGCTCCACGCGCCCCTCGCCGCGGTCCGCTGGGGTTTCCGAGTCGCCCCCGAACCACGCAGTTGACTTGCAGGCGTCTGCCAAGGCCTCCCCAAGGTGGCGCCAAACTCAGGACAGGCCCCCGGGCCCTCCGCAGCGACGGCGCAGTGCTGATGACGTCAAAGGCCCCAGACCAGGCGGGGCTATTGGACCTTACCACCCAATTCGAGTGGCAGCGGGACATTTCTCACCTTCTGTGTTTTTCCTAA